GCCAGCACATTGATATAAATGATATTTTTTTTGTAGTCGGTAATCCCTTTAGCATATTCCGCGATCCTTTCCTGGAAAACATCGATATTTGTGCTTCCCCAGGGAACATTGAAGGCTCGAGTCGGACAAGCTCCGATGCACTTTCCGCAGCCGATACATTTATCAACATCGATGACCAGCGGGTCGATGGAAATAGCATTACCCGGACATTCAGGAACACATTTTCCGCAGGAAATACACGAATTCGGATTGTATTTCGGGATCGAGGAAGCATGCATTCCCATTTTGCCTGCAATGGAAGCAAGTCCCATGGAAACATTTTTGATCGCTCCACCGATTCCTGCCATAATGTGACCTTTGGCATGCGTGAATACGATCAGAGTCTCATAGTTGTCGAGATGACTTCCTACTCTTATTTTTTTGAAATGTTTGAAATCAACCGGAATTTCAATTTCACCTTCATCATTCAAAATATCAATTGGTGCGAAATCAAATCCATGCCTTCTTGCCAATTCAATGTGGCTTTCCGTATATCTCCGTTTGCTGACATAAAGAACATTGGTTTCCACAAGCGTAGCATCAAGTTCTTTGGTTAATTTCTTGATTAGATCCGGAGATAAAAAGTTTTTATTTCCTTCCTCTCCGAAATGTAATTTGATCGCTACTTTTCCCTCCACTTTATTCTGGAATTGCTGGAAAACTTTCATTACTCCATCTGCGGAAATATCTTTCGTAAAATACACTTTTGACC
Above is a genomic segment from Candidatus Cloacimonadota bacterium containing:
- a CDS encoding DUF362 domain-containing protein; translation: MRKIIILFFLIPFLFGSGKKEEARSKVYFTKDISADGVMKVFQQFQNKVEGKVAIKLHFGEEGNKNFLSPDLIKKLTKELDATLVETNVLYVSKRRYTESHIELARRHGFDFAPIDILNDEGEIEIPVDFKHFKKIRVGSHLDNYETLIVFTHAKGHIMAGIGGAIKNVSMGLASIAGKMGMHASSIPKYNPNSCISCGKCVPECPGNAISIDPLVIDVDKCIGCGKCIGACPTRAFNVPWGSTNIDVFQERIAEYAKGITDYKKNIIYINVLANISKSCDCDSWAPKPFMDDIGILASTDIVAIDAASYDLIDKNHDCEDTFKEQNSVSGRNHINYAYEIGLGNKEYELIEIY